A genomic region of Gemmatimonadota bacterium contains the following coding sequences:
- a CDS encoding DUF2911 domain-containing protein gives MMVRPAAAALALALSAFAVPALGAQECFVRGDRAAAAERPSPLRTATVQVEGETVQLCYGAPSARGRTMIGGEAVPHGTPWRMGANEATSIHLPFAATIAGVRVEPGSYSLWAVPGESQWEIHVNRQVERWGIPINDGVTSADVGSGRVTATGAADHAETLTYRFDDHGSGHVELVLHWENTEVRIPIMKAM, from the coding sequence ATGATGGTCCGTCCCGCCGCCGCGGCCCTCGCGCTCGCGCTGAGCGCGTTCGCCGTCCCCGCGCTGGGAGCGCAGGAGTGCTTCGTCCGCGGAGATCGGGCCGCCGCCGCCGAGCGTCCGAGCCCGCTCCGTACGGCCACCGTCCAGGTGGAGGGCGAGACCGTTCAGCTCTGCTACGGCGCGCCGTCCGCGCGTGGCCGCACGATGATCGGGGGTGAAGCGGTTCCCCACGGCACCCCCTGGCGCATGGGCGCCAACGAGGCCACCTCCATCCACCTCCCGTTCGCGGCGACCATCGCCGGCGTGCGGGTGGAGCCCGGCTCGTATTCGCTCTGGGCCGTGCCCGGCGAGAGCCAGTGGGAGATCCACGTGAACCGCCAGGTGGAGCGCTGGGGCATCCCGATCAACGACGGCGTCACGTCCGCGGACGTGGGCTCGGGCCGGGTGACCGCCACCGGCGCGGCCGACCACGCCGAGACGCTGACGTACCGCTTCGACGACCACGGCAGCGGACACGTGGAGCTGGTGCTCCATTGGGAGAACACCGAGGTGCGCATCCCCATCATGAAGGCGATGTGA
- a CDS encoding DUF4097 family beta strand repeat-containing protein yields the protein MGDWRRGGLLALAAGLTASMPLVAQESYTLGGPEVAIYNLAGRAEIVRGSGSEVRVTLVRGGRDADELQVESGRVDGRETLRVLYPDDNIIYDGRRRGSTDVRVRDDGTFYDEGRGGRRVRVRSSGRGLEAWVDLRVEVPAGRDVALFVAVGDVTADGLEGGLHVDVGAAEVQVDDHTGALSIDTGSGAVQIRSVRGDVVVDTGSGSVDLEGVSGTRVDIDTGSGTIRGSSVETRSARFDTGSGSVTMEALAASDVVVDTGSGSIRLDLTTDVERLEVDTGSGGVTVTLPEDAGAELELDTGSGGIDIEFPIRITRSERDYLRGVLGDGDGSIQIDTGSGGIRIQRR from the coding sequence ATGGGGGACTGGAGAAGGGGAGGGCTGCTCGCCCTGGCCGCGGGCCTGACGGCCTCCATGCCGCTTGTTGCGCAGGAGAGCTACACGTTGGGCGGGCCGGAGGTGGCCATCTACAACCTCGCCGGCCGCGCGGAGATCGTGCGCGGGAGCGGCTCGGAGGTCCGGGTGACCCTCGTGCGCGGAGGCCGCGACGCGGACGAGCTGCAGGTGGAGTCCGGCCGCGTGGACGGACGCGAGACGCTGCGGGTGCTCTACCCGGACGACAACATCATCTACGACGGGCGTCGGCGGGGGAGCACGGATGTGCGCGTCCGCGACGACGGGACCTTCTACGACGAGGGCCGCGGCGGTCGCCGCGTGCGGGTACGCTCGTCCGGACGCGGTCTCGAGGCCTGGGTCGACCTGCGGGTGGAGGTGCCGGCGGGGCGGGACGTGGCCCTGTTCGTGGCCGTGGGGGACGTCACGGCGGACGGGCTGGAGGGAGGCCTCCATGTGGACGTGGGCGCCGCGGAGGTGCAGGTGGACGACCACACCGGCGCGTTGAGCATCGACACCGGGTCGGGTGCCGTGCAGATCCGGTCGGTGCGCGGAGACGTGGTGGTCGACACCGGGTCGGGGTCGGTCGACCTCGAGGGCGTCTCGGGCACCCGCGTGGACATCGACACGGGGTCCGGCACGATCCGGGGCAGCAGCGTGGAGACGCGCTCGGCTCGCTTCGACACCGGATCGGGCTCGGTCACCATGGAAGCGCTGGCGGCCAGCGATGTCGTGGTCGACACCGGGAGTGGCTCCATCCGTCTGGACCTGACCACGGACGTGGAGCGGCTCGAGGTGGACACGGGATCGGGTGGCGTCACGGTGACGCTCCCCGAGGACGCCGGCGCCGAGCTCGAGCTCGACACCGGCAGCGGGGGCATCGACATCGAATTCCCCATCCGCATCACGCGGTCCGAGCGCGACTACCTCAGGGGTGTGCTCGGCGACGGGGACGGGTCCATCCAGATCGACACCGGCAGCGGCGGCATCCGCATCCAACGCCGCTGA
- a CDS encoding DUF4097 family beta strand repeat-containing protein, with product MRRSIGTTVLLGVALMGSVWLLRESALGTRALWAADRVSHAAFSVAERVFHRGDGAAHEAHVVYEVREQARERGAPEEAEFAWSGRLDQGDVVEVRGLNGKIRAQATDGSEVEVHAIKRSRSGDVSDVRVEVREHAGGITVCAVYDTWDGCDDGNRRGGRNRDVQVEFDIQVPDGVRFSAASVNGGIEVEGGIDDVEASAVNGSVEIESEGSLRAESVNGSVRARLLGAALSGPVHVSTVNGAVELDLPDEANADLEATWVNGSFASDLPVTLQSKGKRNARGLLGAGGERVEVETVNGRIRIH from the coding sequence ATGAGGAGATCGATCGGGACGACCGTGCTGCTGGGCGTGGCGTTGATGGGAAGTGTGTGGCTCCTGCGCGAGAGCGCGCTGGGCACGCGCGCGCTCTGGGCCGCGGACCGCGTCTCTCACGCCGCGTTCTCCGTGGCGGAGCGCGTCTTCCATCGCGGCGACGGTGCAGCGCACGAAGCGCACGTGGTCTACGAGGTCCGGGAGCAGGCCCGCGAACGGGGCGCGCCGGAAGAGGCCGAGTTCGCGTGGAGCGGCCGCCTCGACCAGGGAGACGTGGTGGAGGTGCGTGGGCTGAACGGGAAGATCCGCGCGCAGGCCACCGACGGATCGGAGGTCGAGGTGCACGCCATCAAGCGCAGTCGGAGCGGCGACGTCTCGGACGTGCGCGTCGAGGTGCGCGAGCATGCCGGTGGCATCACGGTGTGCGCCGTCTACGACACCTGGGACGGCTGTGACGACGGCAACCGCAGGGGCGGTCGCAACCGGGACGTCCAGGTCGAGTTCGACATCCAGGTCCCGGACGGCGTGCGCTTCTCCGCCGCGTCGGTCAACGGCGGCATCGAGGTCGAAGGCGGGATCGACGACGTGGAGGCGAGCGCCGTCAACGGCAGCGTCGAGATCGAGTCCGAGGGCAGCCTGCGCGCCGAGAGCGTGAACGGGTCGGTCCGCGCCCGCCTGCTCGGCGCCGCCCTCTCGGGGCCCGTGCACGTGAGCACCGTCAACGGAGCTGTCGAGCTGGATCTGCCGGACGAGGCCAACGCCGATCTCGAGGCCACCTGGGTGAACGGAAGCTTCGCCTCCGACCTGCCCGTGACGCTGCAGTCCAAGGGCAAGCGCAACGCCCGCGGCTTGCTCGGTGCCGGCGGCGAGCGCGTCGAGGTCGAGACGGTCAACGGTCGGATCCGCATCCACTGA
- a CDS encoding DUF4097 family beta strand repeat-containing protein yields MSAVLTAGLLGVALLVSGPADTVLRVERGEHVLLSDVGGVVHVDGTEGRELEVVVDGGRPTGGSVRVSRSGNEIRIRGAARGHSADVPRDYRVRVPRWMTLRITGNEAEVEVRGLRSEAEIRVQEGDVRVHDHDGDLTVRALDGGVWIEDVRGRIQVDAPDNEIRVRRAVGDFVLNSVDGDIDLRDVRAGSVEVATIDGDIGFEGTLEPGGRSALTTHDGDIALALERDASVDVRALARDGSFSSTFPVEVRRMRGGTEVEFRLGAGEASLRVETFDGDVRVRLRGESDREGRDRGDRTNHSQRLSRGGGR; encoded by the coding sequence GTGAGCGCCGTGCTGACGGCGGGTCTGCTGGGGGTCGCGCTGCTGGTCTCCGGCCCCGCCGATACGGTCCTGCGCGTCGAGCGCGGGGAGCATGTTCTGCTCAGCGACGTCGGGGGCGTGGTCCACGTGGACGGCACGGAGGGCAGGGAGCTGGAGGTCGTCGTCGATGGCGGTCGTCCCACCGGAGGCAGCGTGCGCGTGAGCCGGTCGGGCAACGAGATCCGCATCCGGGGGGCCGCCCGCGGCCACTCGGCGGACGTGCCCCGCGACTACCGCGTGCGCGTGCCGCGGTGGATGACGCTCCGGATCACCGGGAACGAGGCGGAGGTCGAGGTGCGGGGCCTGAGGTCGGAGGCCGAGATCCGCGTCCAGGAAGGGGACGTGCGGGTGCACGACCACGATGGGGATCTGACGGTGCGGGCCCTGGATGGAGGCGTCTGGATCGAGGACGTGCGCGGCCGGATCCAGGTGGACGCTCCGGACAACGAGATCCGGGTCCGGCGCGCCGTCGGTGACTTCGTGCTGAACAGCGTGGACGGGGACATCGACCTGCGCGACGTGCGGGCCGGCAGTGTCGAGGTGGCCACGATCGACGGCGACATCGGGTTCGAGGGGACGCTGGAGCCCGGGGGTCGATCCGCGCTGACCACGCACGATGGTGACATCGCGCTCGCGCTGGAGCGGGACGCGTCCGTGGATGTGCGGGCGCTGGCGCGGGATGGGAGCTTCAGCTCCACCTTCCCGGTGGAGGTGCGGCGCATGAGGGGCGGGACGGAGGTGGAGTTCCGGCTCGGGGCAGGGGAAGCCTCGCTCCGGGTCGAAACCTTCGATGGAGACGTTCGCGTACGGCTTCGGGGGGAGAGCGACCGGGAGGGGCGCGACCGCGGGGACCGGACCAACCACAGCCAGAGGCTGAGCCGAGGAGGGGGACGATGA
- a CDS encoding zf-HC2 domain-containing protein — protein MSHVTDLLSEHMAGTLPPAQASAVAAHLRGCAECREVLADLELIRARASALPPLEPPRDLWPELRARLAPRAPEPVVPLRPRRAQLRLSIPQALAASLAFLVTGGLGTWVAFGRSAPDGTRAAAPTPVLQSAPAAVPVSVDAAAPPELSEELARLEAALAGAEDILAPETLRVVRRNLEVIDRAIAESQAALADDPSDDYLRSHLEGTYRRKVRYLEAALTVSS, from the coding sequence ATGAGCCACGTCACGGACCTGCTGTCCGAGCACATGGCCGGCACGCTTCCTCCCGCCCAGGCGAGCGCGGTCGCGGCCCACCTGCGCGGGTGCGCCGAGTGTCGCGAGGTCCTGGCGGACCTGGAGCTCATCCGCGCGCGCGCCAGCGCGTTGCCGCCGCTGGAGCCACCGCGCGATCTGTGGCCCGAGCTGCGCGCGCGTCTGGCGCCGCGGGCTCCCGAGCCCGTGGTGCCGCTGCGCCCGCGGCGCGCCCAGCTCCGTCTGTCCATCCCGCAGGCGCTGGCGGCCTCGTTGGCCTTCCTGGTCACCGGCGGGCTCGGCACCTGGGTCGCGTTCGGCCGCTCCGCACCCGACGGCACGCGCGCGGCCGCGCCCACGCCCGTGCTGCAGTCCGCCCCGGCGGCCGTTCCGGTTTCCGTGGACGCGGCCGCGCCGCCCGAGCTGTCCGAGGAGCTGGCCCGGCTGGAGGCCGCGCTGGCGGGCGCCGAGGACATCCTCGCGCCGGAGACCCTGCGCGTGGTGCGGCGCAACCTCGAGGTGATCGACCGGGCCATCGCCGAGAGCCAGGCCGCGCTCGCCGACGACCCGTCCGACGACTACCTGCGCTCGCACCTGGAGGGGACCTACCGGCGCAAGGTGCGCTACCTCGAGGCTGCCCTGACGGTGAGCTCCTGA
- a CDS encoding RNA polymerase sigma factor has translation MRPNAVSDEERDVTRARDGDPEAFERLYRCSVARVFGLACRLAGEEHAEDLTQEVFVRAWEKLPTFQGRSRFGTWLHRLAVNHILGRREQLARRRRHDGGAVDGDRTPGRRVSVGLAIDLERAIDTLPQGARQVFVLYDVEGWTHEEIAGQMSISVGTSKSQLHRARMMLREWLGGRA, from the coding sequence GTGCGGCCGAACGCCGTCAGCGACGAGGAGCGGGACGTCACCCGGGCACGGGACGGCGACCCGGAGGCCTTCGAGCGCCTGTATCGGTGCTCGGTGGCGCGCGTCTTCGGGCTGGCCTGCCGCCTCGCCGGTGAAGAGCACGCCGAGGATCTCACGCAGGAGGTCTTCGTGCGGGCCTGGGAGAAGCTGCCGACGTTCCAGGGGCGCTCCCGCTTCGGGACCTGGCTGCACCGCCTGGCGGTCAACCACATCCTGGGGCGGCGGGAGCAGCTGGCCCGGCGTCGACGCCACGATGGCGGAGCGGTGGACGGGGACCGGACGCCCGGTCGCCGGGTTTCGGTGGGACTGGCGATCGACCTCGAGCGGGCGATCGACACGCTGCCCCAGGGGGCGCGGCAGGTGTTCGTGCTGTACGATGTCGAGGGCTGGACACACGAGGAGATCGCGGGGCAGATGAGCATCTCGGTGGGAACCTCCAAGTCGCAGCTGCACCGGGCGAGGATGATGCTCCGGGAATGGCTGGGAGGGCGCGCATGA
- a CDS encoding glycerophosphodiester phosphodiesterase family protein: protein MSVEIIAHRGYSARAPENTRSALERALEAGATALEWDIQRSADGVPMVVHDETLERTTNGRGRVDAQTAAALGRLDAGSWFAPEFAGEPLPTLGAVLDAVGPRAHRLYPEIKRGATPAEVDRILAEVEERGLITRTVFISMDWDALDRIQARAPDAWVGYIVEAAERYAPALAHVRERPRALLDPDWRIVLAEAAVTEQVRAAGVPLAVWTVNDPADAERLAAAGVTRFTTNEVERLLDWAARRESAGAAPR from the coding sequence GTGAGCGTCGAGATCATCGCGCACCGGGGCTACTCGGCGCGCGCCCCCGAGAACACGCGCTCCGCGCTGGAGCGGGCGTTGGAGGCCGGTGCGACCGCGCTCGAGTGGGACATCCAGCGGTCCGCCGACGGCGTCCCCATGGTCGTCCACGACGAGACCCTGGAGCGCACCACCAACGGCCGGGGTCGGGTGGATGCGCAGACCGCCGCCGCGCTCGGTCGGTTGGACGCCGGCAGCTGGTTCGCCCCCGAGTTCGCCGGCGAGCCCTTGCCGACGCTCGGCGCGGTCCTGGACGCGGTCGGACCCCGCGCGCACCGGCTCTATCCCGAGATCAAGCGGGGCGCGACCCCGGCGGAGGTGGACCGGATCCTGGCCGAGGTCGAGGAGCGCGGCCTGATCACGCGCACCGTGTTCATCTCCATGGATTGGGATGCGCTCGACCGCATCCAGGCGCGCGCCCCGGACGCCTGGGTGGGCTACATCGTCGAGGCGGCCGAGCGCTACGCGCCGGCGCTGGCGCACGTGCGGGAACGGCCGCGTGCGCTGCTGGACCCGGACTGGCGGATCGTCCTCGCCGAAGCGGCCGTCACCGAGCAGGTGCGCGCCGCGGGGGTGCCGCTCGCGGTCTGGACGGTGAACGACCCGGCCGACGCCGAGCGTCTGGCCGCGGCGGGGGTCACGCGCTTCACCACGAACGAGGTGGAGCGGCTGCTGGACTGGGCGGCGCGGCGGGAATCCGCGGGCGCGGCCCCGCGGTAG
- a CDS encoding PAS domain-containing sensor histidine kinase codes for MPRSQGDNSGPTPLAETENRRSERATHALLAFLVVLLLALGLVPVQLSKRLTPFADLVGEIYEPAQELAWQFHVAQVRAFSRVQAFQQTQSAVERRRIRDAYENERATAAARFQELQQLLEVRLPEQLGQPDEQLELRLTELWDRAEDWHLHHLPLLAGDIGLQEWLPRVGTEQSHYDGLLNASQRLNEAFGERVAAYRSQVAQSDALQQRITSGLVIAGLFAALLAIAAVGLVAGRLRRLAREADGRRGDAVLARRETDAVLRATADGVLGMDLDGRCTFINRAAAEMLGRPPRSVLGMDLDELAFGDGVDSPHLFRKALDSGNASFTTDAELQRKDGSWFPAKISCRPMIDGREVRGAVLSFVDLTEIREAESALREAVRARDEIVGVVSHDLRNPVGTIYIAADLLLEVPLPEDKRREQLVVIKRQAKHMEELIRDLLDISRIETGTLPVHPTPSPVGPMMEDALAQARSLASQKGIVIEQHVEGVLPHVNADRNRVLQVFSNLLGNAIKFTPEGGRIRIRSATGDGEVVFEVADTGVGIPPEQIDRIFDRFWQLSEGHGGAGLGLSIAKGIVEAHQGRIWVESTPGEGTRFLFTLPAIAGTVPQVPSGALFGGVPGVGGVQ; via the coding sequence ATGCCCAGGTCCCAGGGCGACAACTCCGGACCCACCCCTCTCGCCGAGACGGAGAACCGTCGTAGCGAACGGGCCACGCACGCCCTGTTGGCGTTCCTCGTGGTCCTCCTCCTGGCGCTGGGCCTGGTTCCGGTCCAGCTCTCCAAGCGGCTGACGCCCTTCGCGGACCTGGTGGGCGAGATCTACGAGCCCGCCCAGGAGCTGGCCTGGCAGTTCCACGTCGCGCAGGTGCGGGCGTTCTCCCGCGTGCAGGCGTTCCAGCAGACCCAGAGCGCGGTCGAGCGGCGCCGTATCCGCGACGCCTACGAGAACGAGCGGGCCACCGCCGCGGCGCGCTTCCAGGAGCTGCAGCAGCTCCTCGAGGTCCGGTTGCCCGAGCAGCTCGGTCAGCCCGACGAGCAGCTCGAGTTGCGCCTCACCGAGCTGTGGGACCGCGCCGAGGACTGGCACCTCCACCACCTGCCGCTCCTGGCGGGCGACATCGGCCTGCAGGAGTGGTTGCCGCGGGTGGGGACGGAGCAGTCGCACTACGACGGCCTCCTCAACGCCTCGCAACGGCTGAACGAGGCCTTCGGCGAGCGGGTCGCGGCCTACCGGTCCCAGGTGGCGCAATCGGACGCCCTGCAGCAGCGGATCACCTCCGGCCTGGTCATCGCGGGGCTGTTCGCAGCATTGCTGGCCATCGCCGCCGTGGGTCTGGTGGCCGGCCGCCTGCGCCGACTCGCGCGGGAGGCGGACGGACGGCGGGGAGACGCGGTGCTCGCACGCCGCGAGACGGACGCGGTGCTGCGCGCCACCGCCGACGGCGTGCTGGGAATGGACCTGGATGGACGCTGCACGTTCATCAACCGCGCCGCCGCCGAGATGTTGGGCCGACCGCCGCGCAGCGTGCTCGGCATGGATCTGGACGAGCTGGCCTTCGGCGACGGGGTCGATTCGCCCCACCTGTTCCGCAAGGCGCTGGACTCGGGCAACGCCTCCTTCACCACGGACGCCGAGCTGCAGCGCAAGGACGGCTCCTGGTTCCCCGCCAAGATCTCCTGCCGTCCCATGATCGACGGCCGCGAGGTACGCGGCGCGGTGCTGAGCTTCGTGGACCTGACGGAGATCCGGGAGGCCGAGAGCGCGCTGCGCGAAGCCGTGCGGGCCCGGGACGAGATCGTGGGCGTGGTCTCGCACGACCTGCGCAACCCGGTCGGCACCATCTACATCGCCGCGGATCTGCTGCTGGAGGTGCCGCTCCCGGAGGACAAGCGACGCGAGCAGCTCGTCGTCATCAAGCGACAGGCCAAGCACATGGAGGAGCTCATCCGCGACCTCCTCGACATCTCCCGCATCGAGACCGGTACGCTGCCCGTCCATCCCACGCCCAGCCCCGTGGGCCCGATGATGGAGGATGCGCTCGCCCAGGCGCGCTCGCTCGCGAGCCAGAAGGGCATCGTCATCGAGCAACACGTGGAGGGCGTGCTCCCGCACGTCAACGCAGACCGCAACCGCGTGCTGCAGGTGTTCTCCAACCTGCTGGGCAACGCGATCAAGTTCACGCCGGAAGGCGGCCGCATCCGGATCCGGAGCGCGACGGGGGACGGCGAGGTGGTCTTCGAGGTCGCCGACACCGGCGTGGGGATCCCGCCGGAGCAGATCGACCGCATCTTCGACCGTTTCTGGCAGCTGTCGGAGGGACACGGTGGCGCCGGGCTGGGACTCTCCATCGCCAAGGGCATCGTGGAGGCGCACCAGGGCCGCATCTGGGTGGAGAGCACACCCGGGGAAGGGACCCGCTTCCTGTTCACGCTGCCGGCGATCGCCGGGACGGTGCCCCAGGTGCCGTCCGGCGCGCTCTTCGGAGGTGTGCCGGGGGTGGGGGGCGTGCAGTAG
- a CDS encoding RagB/SusD family nutrient uptake outer membrane protein gives MNTISTMIRYGFALALLAPAVACSDVLSLDVEAPGRIADGDLNTRDAVPGIVAGMSYDLTQSIDGSLQNVLLASGELWHGGSYDFGTYPRGELTDTPADWDGEYGTLQQARWVAEDGLRRISTLLEPSEYERNADVARAYLLAGFANRTLGEWQCTSTIDGGPEVPNSEHFVRADSLFTRAIAVGGAANQAAIVNAAYGGRASVRAWLGNWGQAVADAQQVPADFEYDAVYSTAVGAVSNDLVFETYSRKEFTVFNTMWETNDPDDPRVPWRIVFDNNGQVSKGQDGETDFYQQLKLQTEDDDLALTKGTEMLVLRAEAALRDGDIAGMTALLNDARDEFGMTALTEPATEAEAWALLRMERAATLWLEGRRLWDLRRWEQAGGVVADPFSAGRDTCFPISEQEQRVNPNL, from the coding sequence ATGAATACGATTTCAACCATGATCCGCTACGGATTCGCCCTGGCGCTGCTGGCGCCCGCGGTGGCCTGTTCCGACGTGCTGTCCTTGGACGTCGAAGCCCCGGGCCGCATCGCGGATGGGGACCTGAACACCCGGGACGCGGTGCCGGGCATCGTGGCCGGGATGTCGTATGACCTGACCCAGTCCATCGACGGCTCGCTGCAGAACGTCCTGCTGGCGTCCGGCGAGCTCTGGCACGGCGGAAGCTACGACTTCGGGACCTACCCGAGAGGCGAGCTCACCGACACGCCGGCGGACTGGGACGGCGAGTACGGGACGCTGCAGCAGGCGCGCTGGGTTGCGGAGGACGGCCTGCGCCGGATCTCCACCCTGCTGGAGCCGTCCGAGTACGAGCGCAACGCCGACGTGGCGCGCGCCTACCTGTTGGCGGGGTTCGCCAACCGGACGCTGGGTGAGTGGCAATGCACGAGCACCATCGATGGCGGACCCGAGGTGCCCAACAGCGAGCACTTCGTGCGCGCGGATTCACTGTTCACACGCGCCATCGCCGTGGGTGGGGCCGCCAACCAGGCCGCGATCGTCAACGCCGCCTACGGGGGCCGCGCCTCCGTGCGCGCGTGGCTGGGCAACTGGGGCCAGGCGGTCGCGGACGCGCAGCAGGTGCCGGCGGACTTCGAGTACGACGCCGTCTATAGCACCGCCGTCGGGGCCGTGAGCAACGACCTGGTCTTCGAGACCTACAGCCGCAAGGAGTTCACGGTCTTCAACACCATGTGGGAGACCAACGACCCGGACGATCCGCGCGTGCCGTGGCGGATCGTGTTCGACAACAACGGCCAGGTGTCCAAGGGGCAGGACGGGGAGACGGATTTCTATCAGCAGCTCAAGCTGCAGACAGAAGACGACGACCTCGCGCTGACCAAGGGAACCGAGATGCTGGTGCTGAGGGCGGAAGCGGCGCTACGCGATGGCGACATCGCGGGAATGACGGCGCTCCTCAATGACGCCCGGGATGAATTCGGCATGACGGCCCTGACGGAGCCGGCCACCGAGGCCGAAGCCTGGGCGCTGCTCCGGATGGAGCGCGCCGCCACCCTGTGGCTGGAAGGCCGCCGCCTCTGGGACCTGCGTCGGTGGGAGCAGGCCGGCGGCGTCGTGGCCGATCCGTTCTCGGCCGGTCGCGACACCTGCTTCCCGATCTCGGAGCAGGAGCAGCGGGTCAATCCCAACCTGTGA